A region of Desulfolithobacter dissulfuricans DNA encodes the following proteins:
- a CDS encoding molybdopterin-containing oxidoreductase family protein, protein MKKLSRRNVLKLAAASSVLMGAGKAMTGNALAGSIKLANGGRDFNPETGKERKAVPTICYNCVTRDPKIAFVEDGRVVKIEGQPNSIRSMGKICSKGQAGINQVYFPDRILYPLKRAGKRGDGKYKRISWDEALTDLAARMKKLRDEGHPEKFMYHYGRAKGSSSKLPKTVFMGTYGSKTISGHTSICEGGKWTAQELTWGKHYDNWDFDNTDYVLNFGSSVLEAHTNHIPTAQRLIKAKVERNVPVITFDVRLSYTASKSTKWEPVRPGTDLAVLLAMNNVIMQENLYDRDAFTFIRATEDVNASTDEKIAALKQHLQQYTPEWAEKISGVPAANIKKYAREFARAKAAVVISYRGLVAHYNGTDGERAAQMLGMITGNINNRGGRCKAVAPHWKYPKGPKVKPKAKKLKITSGSKSALPTHGECQSVLKMIKDGSHGRPEIYFWYCYNPVYVNGECQENIDILSDEKLMPFTVTSNIVYDESSRLADLILPDTSYLERWDWDGNASPTQVAEYELRQPVVEPLGESRNFSDVLCDLANRMGMPLGFNSMEEFVRLSCEMTPALKGLPGGAFEYMKKHGVYHNPDEKPAFDTHKKIVKDADLQKDGIIFDEATGVYWNWKKSKAKNEAEAKSKGYSGTHYAYKGYVGQKIGNKVYKGFKPDKINKTGYFELYSAILKDKGFDPLPAWKGIPEHKEMASNQLVLTTYKVPVQIHSRSTHCKWLTEMFHDNPAWINSKTAASLGIKNGDKIKLSSPIGEISIKAYVNEMIVPGAIAISYHLGRMESGRYASGRKSPFGTDNDPDLKLKWWNTYGVHPNWAIANEPDPISGQMRWMDTVVTVSKA, encoded by the coding sequence ATGAAAAAACTCAGCCGCCGCAACGTGTTGAAACTGGCCGCGGCCAGCAGTGTACTGATGGGCGCCGGCAAGGCAATGACTGGCAATGCTCTGGCCGGCTCGATCAAGCTGGCCAACGGTGGGCGGGACTTCAACCCGGAAACCGGCAAGGAACGAAAAGCGGTTCCGACAATCTGTTATAACTGCGTGACCAGAGATCCCAAGATTGCCTTTGTTGAAGATGGCCGGGTGGTCAAGATCGAAGGCCAGCCCAACTCTATCCGCAGTATGGGAAAGATATGCTCCAAGGGACAGGCTGGAATCAACCAGGTCTATTTCCCGGACAGGATTCTCTATCCCCTGAAACGTGCCGGCAAGCGGGGGGATGGTAAATACAAACGTATCTCCTGGGACGAGGCACTGACCGATCTCGCTGCCCGTATGAAAAAATTGCGGGACGAGGGACATCCGGAAAAGTTCATGTACCACTACGGCCGGGCCAAAGGCAGTTCCTCCAAACTGCCGAAGACCGTGTTCATGGGCACCTATGGTTCCAAAACCATTTCCGGTCACACATCGATCTGCGAGGGCGGAAAATGGACAGCTCAGGAACTGACCTGGGGCAAGCATTATGACAACTGGGACTTCGACAACACCGACTATGTGTTGAATTTCGGCTCCAGTGTTCTCGAGGCCCATACCAATCATATTCCGACGGCCCAGCGTTTGATCAAGGCCAAGGTGGAGCGGAATGTCCCGGTGATCACCTTTGACGTGAGATTATCCTATACCGCGTCAAAATCGACGAAATGGGAACCGGTTCGTCCGGGGACCGACCTGGCGGTTCTCCTGGCCATGAACAACGTGATCATGCAGGAAAACCTTTACGACCGCGACGCGTTCACCTTTATCAGGGCCACCGAGGACGTCAACGCGTCTACCGATGAAAAAATTGCGGCCCTGAAACAGCATCTGCAACAGTACACTCCCGAGTGGGCGGAAAAAATAAGCGGTGTTCCGGCGGCCAACATCAAGAAATACGCCCGGGAATTCGCCAGGGCCAAGGCCGCTGTTGTGATCAGTTATCGCGGCCTTGTCGCTCATTACAATGGAACCGACGGCGAGCGTGCGGCCCAGATGCTGGGGATGATCACCGGCAACATCAACAATCGCGGAGGTCGTTGCAAAGCGGTCGCACCCCACTGGAAATACCCCAAAGGGCCCAAGGTGAAACCGAAAGCCAAAAAACTGAAGATTACCAGTGGATCGAAATCTGCACTGCCGACCCATGGAGAGTGCCAGTCGGTGCTCAAGATGATCAAGGACGGTTCACATGGACGGCCTGAAATATATTTCTGGTACTGCTACAATCCAGTCTATGTAAATGGTGAATGCCAGGAAAACATCGACATTCTCTCCGATGAGAAGCTGATGCCCTTTACCGTCACCTCAAACATTGTTTATGACGAGTCCAGCCGCCTGGCTGATCTGATTCTGCCCGATACCAGCTATCTTGAACGCTGGGACTGGGATGGCAATGCGTCACCGACACAGGTCGCCGAATATGAGCTGCGCCAGCCCGTAGTGGAGCCTCTGGGTGAAAGTAGAAACTTCAGCGACGTGCTCTGTGATCTGGCCAACAGAATGGGGATGCCGCTCGGCTTCAACAGCATGGAGGAGTTTGTCCGGCTCTCCTGTGAAATGACGCCGGCCCTGAAAGGATTACCAGGAGGGGCCTTCGAGTACATGAAGAAACATGGTGTTTATCATAATCCCGACGAAAAACCGGCCTTTGACACTCACAAGAAAATCGTCAAGGATGCTGATCTGCAAAAGGACGGTATCATATTTGACGAAGCCACCGGCGTTTACTGGAACTGGAAGAAGTCCAAGGCCAAGAACGAGGCCGAAGCAAAATCCAAGGGGTATTCCGGCACACATTATGCCTATAAGGGATATGTGGGCCAGAAGATCGGCAACAAGGTCTACAAAGGATTCAAGCCCGACAAGATCAACAAGACCGGTTATTTCGAACTCTATTCAGCCATTCTCAAAGATAAGGGCTTTGATCCTCTGCCGGCATGGAAGGGGATTCCCGAGCATAAGGAAATGGCCAGTAATCAGCTGGTACTGACCACCTACAAGGTACCGGTCCAGATCCACTCCCGCTCCACCCACTGTAAATGGCTGACCGAGATGTTCCATGACAATCCGGCCTGGATCAACTCGAAGACTGCGGCCTCGCTGGGGATCAAAAACGGCGACAAGATCAAACTCTCGTCTCCTATTGGCGAAATTTCCATCAAGGCCTATGTCAACGAGATGATCGTACCCGGTGCAATAGCCATCTCGTACCACCTCGGGAGAATGGAATCAGGCCGCTACGCATCAGGGAGGAAATCCCCTTTCGGAACCGACAACGATCCGGATCTCAAACTGAAATGGTGGAACACCTATGGTGTCCACCCCAACTGGGCGATTGCCAACGAACCGGATCCTATCAGCGGCCAGATGCGCTGGATGGATACGGTCGTCACTGTAAGCAAGGCCTGA
- a CDS encoding 4Fe-4S dicluster domain-containing protein, with the protein MSTNRTDDRREMLRVSGAAVVAAGLMSTSLLQPKEAGAARAKAPHWVMIMDLRRCMGCRACTVACKAEYDVPLGAFKTVVKQVVTGKYPDTRRTTIPRRCNHCEGTEKVGKMTVPPCVKVCPEYPKDRRVFITPEGKKIRYRGGATYKRPDGLILLDNDSCTGCGKCIDACPYGARTFNKRKAAGKDKSKHAIVKCTSCVHRLDEGVTPACVNTCAAGARIFGDLNDPDSEVARLAREFKLLENRDKTTMKPEAKTMPNIFYIDPDGVLADYSFDEKDKLAEYRDIVE; encoded by the coding sequence ATGAGCACCAACAGAACAGATGATCGCAGGGAAATGCTTCGCGTTTCCGGAGCTGCCGTGGTCGCAGCCGGATTGATGTCGACAAGTCTATTGCAGCCCAAAGAAGCCGGGGCTGCCCGGGCAAAGGCTCCCCACTGGGTGATGATCATGGATCTTCGGCGCTGTATGGGCTGCCGGGCCTGTACAGTGGCCTGCAAGGCAGAGTACGATGTGCCGCTGGGCGCGTTCAAGACCGTGGTCAAACAGGTTGTCACCGGAAAATACCCTGACACAAGGCGGACAACGATTCCCCGACGCTGCAACCACTGCGAAGGGACGGAAAAGGTCGGCAAGATGACCGTGCCGCCCTGCGTCAAGGTCTGTCCCGAGTACCCCAAGGACCGGCGGGTTTTCATCACTCCGGAAGGAAAAAAAATCCGCTATCGTGGCGGGGCCACCTACAAGCGTCCGGACGGGCTGATCCTGCTCGACAACGACTCCTGCACGGGATGCGGCAAGTGCATCGACGCCTGTCCCTATGGCGCCAGAACCTTCAACAAGCGCAAGGCGGCCGGGAAAGACAAAAGCAAGCACGCCATTGTCAAGTGCACTTCCTGCGTCCACCGCCTGGACGAAGGCGTGACGCCGGCCTGTGTCAATACCTGCGCCGCAGGGGCCAGAATCTTTGGAGACCTCAACGATCCCGACAGCGAGGTCGCCAGGCTTGCCAGGGAGTTCAAGCTGCTTGAGAACCGGGACAAGACGACCATGAAGCCTGAAGCCAAGACCATGCCCAACATTTTTTACATCGATCCGGACGGTGTGCTGGCTGACTACTCTTTTGACGAGAAAGACAAGCTCGCAGAGTACCGCGACATCGTTGAATAA
- a CDS encoding NapC/NirT family cytochrome c, which yields MKKGIVLTIVLIVFLAAAGVLSVESYTAKPQFCGTKCHIMDKPYKTWQASKHGKSGKVEVRCVDCHYAPGEKMTLHAKFKGLGQLFTYLSSDEKEVRKATHIADISCTTSKCHPADQFMDKKLKYGEKKKVSFTHKTHFDKTIPGQEMHCTTCHIKAGDEKHFEVPKEQCYICHFRKSDFNKGRGACNLCHEIPTTPLQSQKKNAQPDKDEKIITHQSLEKAGVACQSCHYQMIRGETALMPRACKECHSDTAVLAKKNDMKLMHSEHVAKQKAQCADCHQPIVHKESDFIEAARLNCASCHPDHHSYQKALLVGNPYGEVPATPNLMYNVKTNCLGCHQKQEVLKGEPVLRGAARACVDCHTKDHEKLLADWEKEVQGEVAFAKENHDRALALLDEFKDRLDPERVAAFKEQIAKGQQALDIVVYGNGVHNKKYAIMLIDEAMNSIYAVLDELEPLAEEQNATEENRQ from the coding sequence ATGAAGAAAGGAATTGTACTGACAATTGTTCTGATTGTTTTTCTGGCTGCCGCCGGGGTTCTCTCGGTTGAATCGTACACGGCAAAACCGCAGTTCTGCGGGACCAAATGCCATATAATGGACAAACCCTACAAGACCTGGCAGGCGTCAAAACATGGCAAATCCGGCAAGGTCGAGGTCCGCTGCGTGGATTGCCACTACGCACCGGGCGAAAAGATGACCCTCCACGCCAAATTCAAGGGATTGGGCCAGTTGTTCACCTATCTCTCAAGTGATGAAAAAGAGGTCCGCAAAGCCACCCACATCGCTGACATCTCCTGTACAACTTCAAAGTGCCACCCTGCAGACCAGTTCATGGACAAGAAGCTGAAGTACGGCGAAAAGAAAAAGGTCAGCTTCACCCACAAAACCCATTTCGACAAAACCATCCCGGGACAGGAAATGCACTGCACGACCTGCCATATCAAGGCTGGCGACGAGAAGCATTTCGAGGTGCCCAAGGAACAGTGCTATATCTGCCACTTCAGGAAGAGTGACTTCAACAAGGGACGGGGGGCGTGCAATCTCTGTCATGAGATCCCGACAACGCCTCTGCAGTCGCAGAAAAAGAATGCCCAGCCGGACAAGGATGAAAAGATTATTACCCATCAGAGCCTTGAGAAGGCCGGTGTTGCCTGTCAGAGCTGTCATTACCAGATGATACGCGGCGAGACAGCCCTCATGCCCAGGGCCTGCAAAGAATGCCACAGTGATACAGCGGTACTGGCCAAGAAGAATGACATGAAGCTGATGCACAGCGAACACGTGGCTAAGCAGAAGGCCCAGTGCGCTGACTGCCACCAGCCGATCGTCCACAAGGAAAGTGATTTCATCGAGGCGGCCCGGCTGAACTGCGCCAGCTGTCACCCGGACCATCACAGCTACCAGAAGGCCCTCCTTGTCGGCAATCCCTATGGTGAAGTGCCGGCGACACCGAACCTCATGTATAACGTCAAGACCAACTGTTTGGGCTGCCATCAGAAACAAGAGGTACTGAAAGGCGAACCTGTTCTTCGCGGGGCAGCCAGGGCATGCGTGGACTGTCATACAAAGGATCATGAAAAACTGCTCGCCGACTGGGAAAAAGAAGTTCAGGGCGAGGTCGCCTTTGCCAAGGAGAATCACGACCGGGCCCTTGCCCTGCTGGACGAATTCAAAGACAGGCTCGATCCCGAACGGGTTGCGGCCTTCAAGGAGCAGATCGCCAAAGGACAGCAGGCCCTGGACATAGTTGTCTATGGCAATGGGGTCCACAACAAAAAATATGCCATCATGCTCATCGACGAGGCGATGAACAGCATATACGCAGTGCTGGATGAACTGGAACCCCTGGCTGAAGAACAAAATGCAACAGAGGAGAACCGACAGTGA
- a CDS encoding sigma-54-dependent transcriptional regulator, whose translation MTTLLIVDDEKSVRYAFERTFGDEYSIRSAENGEQAIRAVAEEEPAVVLMDIRMPGMDGLTALKSIKKSHPHLPVIMVTAFADSASAMQAMKDGAFDYVAKPFDNDELRSIIAKALNASKMQAKLHCGCGDNWDATTDDKECIVGSSPEILNMCKKIGQVAGSDLPVLITGETGVGKELTARAIYQHSTRNEAPFMIVNCASLPDELVESELFGYETGAFTGAVKQRIGRFEQCTSGTLFLDEIGELPLAAQAKVLRVLQDGTFERLGSNKQLQTDVRLIAATNRNLEQMATDGRFRADLLHRINVLTISIPPLRQRISDLPDLILYFLARYGCQVSPPVEGISDEALKKLASYHWPGNIRELENTIRRAIVLAKSKIISAEDCILPQQLEPDKNDFEYVVGKQIDLLIKGNESRPYRHLISEVEQMLIKKALDLCDGNQVKAANLLGINRMTLRKKLASA comes from the coding sequence ATGACGACACTCCTTATAGTTGACGATGAGAAATCGGTCCGTTACGCTTTCGAACGGACCTTTGGCGACGAGTACAGCATCAGAAGCGCGGAAAACGGCGAGCAGGCCATACGGGCTGTGGCAGAAGAAGAACCGGCCGTCGTCCTGATGGATATCCGCATGCCGGGCATGGACGGTCTGACCGCCCTTAAAAGCATCAAAAAATCACACCCCCACCTGCCGGTTATCATGGTCACGGCCTTTGCCGACTCTGCCTCCGCCATGCAGGCCATGAAGGACGGCGCCTTTGATTATGTAGCCAAGCCCTTTGACAATGATGAATTGCGCAGCATCATTGCCAAGGCCTTGAATGCCAGTAAAATGCAGGCCAAACTGCACTGTGGCTGCGGTGACAACTGGGATGCCACCACAGACGACAAAGAGTGTATCGTCGGCTCCAGTCCCGAAATATTGAACATGTGCAAAAAAATCGGCCAAGTGGCCGGTTCTGACCTGCCCGTCCTCATCACCGGCGAAACCGGGGTCGGCAAGGAGTTGACCGCCAGGGCCATCTATCAGCACAGTACCCGGAACGAGGCCCCCTTTATGATCGTCAACTGTGCCTCTCTGCCGGATGAACTGGTTGAAAGCGAGTTGTTCGGATATGAGACCGGTGCTTTTACCGGGGCAGTTAAACAGCGCATCGGCCGTTTTGAGCAGTGTACCTCCGGGACCCTGTTTCTGGATGAAATAGGTGAGCTGCCCCTTGCGGCCCAGGCTAAAGTCCTCCGGGTTCTCCAGGACGGCACCTTTGAACGGCTGGGCAGCAACAAACAACTGCAGACCGATGTACGCCTGATCGCCGCCACCAACAGAAATCTTGAGCAAATGGCTACAGATGGCCGTTTTCGCGCCGATCTGCTGCACAGGATCAACGTGCTGACTATTTCCATTCCACCCCTGCGGCAGCGGATATCCGATCTTCCGGACCTGATTCTTTACTTTCTTGCCCGTTACGGTTGCCAGGTGTCTCCCCCAGTGGAAGGAATCAGTGACGAGGCCTTGAAAAAACTTGCCAGTTACCACTGGCCCGGCAATATCCGAGAGCTCGAAAATACCATTCGCCGGGCTATTGTCCTGGCAAAGTCCAAAATCATCTCCGCTGAAGACTGCATCCTTCCCCAACAGCTAGAACCTGACAAAAATGATTTTGAATATGTTGTCGGCAAGCAGATCGATCTGCTTATCAAGGGTAACGAATCACGCCCCTATCGACATCTGATCTCTGAAGTGGAACAGATGCTGATCAAAAAAGCTCTCGACCTCTGTGATGGCAACCAGGTCAAGGCTGCCAATCTGCTTGGCATCAATCGGATGACCCTGCGCAAAAAACTTGCCTCTGCTTAA
- a CDS encoding sensor histidine kinase, which yields MAIRFHDRIAIRLSLAIVIVVLVTAVTVATLVLRDEKRILQRDLRVRALQLGEIMTRQVLEPLLYEENYTLHELITSYLAARDAFLVYGELYNEQGEKILAREKIPVPRKPVVLAEYAGELPKFLRDVEQSNDLVPMDLVVPISSSKIGVVGYLRLGVSVEPLIRTISASRRKVWAVTAVIAVLGSLAGLWMARALLYPVLLLNQAAHKVGEGNLGMEIRETGVGEIRELSLTFNTMSRRLKELVDEITAAQENLVRTEKLYALGEFSTGLAHEIKNPLTSIKMLIQRAGEQEEALEGEDLEVIIDELERIDHTVTRFLRSARQSDIAVTRTDINSLVEDVLAITRPKIEKSGVVIVKKLAKDIAPVQIDASGIRQILMNGILNALQAMDEGGKLTITTAVDGRELRCTITDTGCGISEEHLKYIFDPFFTTKENGTGMGLSVAWNIAQQHGGRLDIVSSKNNGTSFILVLPYDDTPYS from the coding sequence ATGGCAATCAGATTTCACGACCGGATAGCCATCCGGCTGTCGCTGGCCATCGTCATCGTCGTTCTGGTCACGGCAGTTACCGTGGCAACCCTTGTCCTGCGCGATGAAAAACGCATTCTCCAGCGGGATCTGCGGGTCCGGGCCCTGCAGCTTGGAGAAATCATGACCCGTCAGGTCCTAGAACCCCTGCTCTACGAAGAAAATTACACTCTCCATGAACTGATCACCTCCTACCTGGCCGCACGAGATGCCTTTCTGGTCTACGGTGAGTTGTATAATGAACAGGGCGAAAAAATACTGGCCAGGGAAAAGATACCTGTGCCACGAAAACCTGTCGTTTTAGCCGAATATGCCGGAGAGCTGCCCAAATTTTTGCGGGACGTGGAACAGAGCAACGACCTTGTCCCCATGGACCTGGTGGTCCCGATTTCTTCCAGCAAGATAGGTGTTGTCGGCTATCTCCGTCTTGGTGTTTCCGTAGAGCCGCTGATCAGAACGATTTCCGCCTCCAGGCGCAAGGTCTGGGCAGTAACCGCTGTAATCGCCGTTCTCGGTTCTCTGGCTGGTTTATGGATGGCCCGTGCCCTGCTCTATCCCGTCCTGCTTCTCAACCAGGCAGCCCACAAAGTGGGTGAGGGAAATCTCGGCATGGAAATACGCGAGACCGGTGTGGGGGAAATCCGGGAGTTGAGCCTCACGTTCAACACCATGTCCCGCCGGCTAAAAGAGTTGGTGGATGAAATCACCGCAGCCCAGGAAAACCTGGTCCGAACCGAAAAGCTCTATGCCCTGGGTGAATTTTCCACTGGCCTGGCCCATGAAATTAAAAATCCGCTGACTTCGATCAAGATGCTGATCCAGCGTGCCGGGGAACAGGAAGAAGCCCTGGAAGGAGAAGACCTGGAGGTTATTATTGATGAATTGGAGCGGATTGATCATACGGTCACCCGCTTTCTCCGTTCAGCCCGTCAGTCGGACATTGCAGTCACCCGGACGGATATAAACAGTCTGGTTGAAGATGTACTGGCCATCACCCGACCAAAAATTGAAAAATCAGGAGTTGTTATCGTCAAGAAGCTGGCAAAGGATATCGCACCGGTGCAGATCGATGCCTCGGGGATCAGACAGATCCTGATGAATGGCATACTTAACGCCCTGCAGGCCATGGACGAAGGAGGAAAACTGACCATTACTACCGCTGTCGACGGCAGAGAGCTTCGCTGCACGATAACCGACACTGGCTGCGGCATCAGTGAGGAACATCTAAAGTACATTTTCGATCCTTTTTTTACCACCAAGGAAAACGGTACCGGCATGGGGCTGTCAGTGGCATGGAATATTGCTCAGCAGCATGGCGGACGCCTTGATATCGTTTCCAGCAAGAATAACGGAACTTCATTTATCCTGGTCCTGCCCTATGACGACACTCCTTATAGTTGA
- a CDS encoding substrate-binding domain-containing protein — MGFEKYLSFLIGFFLVFGLPAISPAGSGNTGETFYFAVSAMASPAQTLVHFSEFQDYLAEKLGTPTLLKQRRTYEEINELLAREKVQMAFTCTGGYLSGRKAFGLELLAVPVMNGKTRYRSYIITRAESLARSLADLKDSVFAFTDPLSLTGYIYPTARINQMGLTTTEFFQKTFYTESHDKSIEAVATGVADGAAVDSLIFDALRKQPDSFAGRLKIIERSEEFGMPPVVVPPGLSVKLKRKLLKVLLSMDHDPEGQKVLHSLGMDGFVLPDPELYRSAILLRKQVHE; from the coding sequence ATGGGCTTTGAAAAATATCTTTCTTTTCTCATCGGTTTTTTTCTTGTTTTCGGCCTGCCGGCAATCTCCCCGGCCGGATCCGGCAACACCGGGGAGACCTTTTACTTCGCTGTCTCGGCAATGGCCTCTCCGGCACAGACCCTGGTCCATTTTTCCGAATTTCAGGACTACCTGGCCGAGAAACTGGGGACACCGACCTTGCTCAAACAGCGCCGCACCTATGAAGAGATCAACGAACTGCTGGCCAGGGAAAAGGTACAGATGGCCTTTACTTGTACCGGTGGCTACCTCTCCGGAAGAAAAGCCTTTGGCCTTGAACTTCTGGCGGTGCCCGTCATGAACGGCAAGACGCGCTACCGGTCTTATATTATCACCCGGGCGGAAAGCCTGGCCCGTTCACTGGCAGATCTGAAGGACTCGGTTTTTGCCTTTACCGATCCGCTTTCCCTGACCGGATATATCTATCCCACAGCCAGAATTAATCAGATGGGTCTGACCACCACTGAATTTTTTCAGAAAACATTTTATACAGAAAGCCATGATAAATCCATTGAGGCAGTGGCCACCGGGGTGGCAGATGGAGCGGCCGTGGACAGTCTTATCTTTGATGCCCTGCGCAAACAACCGGACTCCTTTGCCGGCCGTTTGAAAATTATCGAGAGATCCGAGGAATTCGGTATGCCACCGGTGGTCGTCCCGCCAGGATTATCCGTTAAACTCAAGCGAAAACTCCTCAAGGTGCTGCTCTCCATGGATCATGACCCGGAAGGCCAGAAAGTTCTGCACAGTCTGGGCATGGATGGTTTTGTCCTTCCTGATCCTGAACTGTACCGGTCCGCCATCCTGCTGCGCAAACAGGTTCATGAATAG
- a CDS encoding ArsR/SmtB family transcription factor has translation MKAFIRVMKALSDPNRVRVLKILQQGELCVCEIQQVLGLAQSTVSKHLKILEDAGMVDRTRQGAWIIYSLADGSESEYAAAMLARLRNWLDDDEELQLMRSRLPQAAALRECAEKN, from the coding sequence ATGAAAGCATTTATTCGTGTCATGAAGGCGTTGTCCGATCCCAACAGAGTTCGGGTGCTCAAGATTCTTCAACAGGGTGAACTCTGTGTCTGCGAGATTCAGCAGGTGCTCGGGCTGGCCCAGTCGACGGTGTCCAAACATTTGAAAATACTGGAAGATGCTGGGATGGTGGATAGAACGCGCCAGGGCGCTTGGATAATCTACAGCCTGGCCGATGGCAGCGAGTCGGAATACGCTGCTGCGATGCTCGCCAGGCTCCGCAACTGGCTGGATGACGATGAAGAACTGCAGTTGATGCGCAGCAGGCTGCCGCAGGCAGCGGCATTGCGAGAGTGTGCAGAAAAAAACTGA